A single genomic interval of Electrophorus electricus isolate fEleEle1 chromosome 4, fEleEle1.pri, whole genome shotgun sequence harbors:
- the LOC118241244 gene encoding very long-chain acyl-CoA synthetase-like has translation MAAVRLREGMAFDGSVMHQHVESYLPAYSRPRFIRIQRAMNITSTFKQMKVKLAEEGFNPKTIQDPLYFLDDEKKTYVAMTEDIFSSICDGRLRL, from the exons ATGGCTGCTGTGAGGTTGAGAGAGGGGATGGCTTTTGATGGCTCTGTCATGCATCAACACGTGGAGAGCTACCTGCCTGCATACAGCAGACCACGTTTCATTAGGATCCAG AGGGCGATGAACATCACCAGCACCTTTAAACAAATGAAGGTGAAGCTGGCTGAGGAGGGATTCAACCCAAAGACCATCCAGGACCCACTTTACTTCCTGGATGATGAGAAGAAGACTTACGTGGCCATGACGGAGGATATTTTCAGTTCCATCTGTGACGGAAGACTGAGATTATAA
- the hdc gene encoding histidine decarboxylase, whose protein sequence is MQAEEYTQRGKEMVDYIRRYLTEIRERRVILDVQPGYMRTLMPESAPNDPEPWDSILQDVESVIMPGVVHWQSPHMHAYFPALNSWPSLLGDMLADAINCLGFTWASSPACTELEMCVMDWLCKALGLPDHFLHHHPESRGGGILQSTVSECTLVALLAARKDKILQLKSKESSTDPHADTSEDTLTDMDESILNSTLIAYASDQAHSSVEKAGLISLVKIRFLETDEKFSLRGETLERAIQEDRRRGLLPVMLCATLGSTGVCSFDCLDELGPICAREGLWLHVDAAYAGSAFLCPELRHFLSGMEYADSFVFNPSKWMMVHFDCTAFWVKDKFKLQQTFNVDPLYLRHDNSGATDFMHWQIPLSRRFRSLKLWFVMRSFGLRKLQDHIRHGVEMAKLFESLVRSDSNFQIPAERHLGLVVFCLVGGNGLTQELLRRLTQSGCMFLIPAAIGTKLIIRFTVTSQFTKVEDIQRDWDLIQRTAAELLQPGLCIRLLSLALENHVTADTTNADTEQETLWLEQEVGNLDAQSAEGTVRMEPMIDKHLVHQGQRRAIRSMSCSAELPPTRPEPASVLKEAPPSSTLAQIPESPVEGRRGHKRLLKFNSVPSLSQGWAQCAMQQIYRPFQRPWITSRASCFNCFPLTQPSPLPTK, encoded by the exons ATGCAGGCAGAGGAATACACACAGCGAG GCAAGGAGATGGTGGATTATATTCGGCGATATCTGACTGAGATCCGCGAGAGGCGTGTGATTCTGGACGTTCAGCCGGGTTACATGCGGACCCTGATGCCCGAGAGTGCACCCAATGATCCTGAGCCATGGGACTCTATCCTGCAGGACGTGGAGAGTGTCATCATGCCTGGG gtggTCCACTGGCAGAGCcctcacatgcatgcatatttccCAGCACTGAACTCATGGCCATCTCTGTTGGGAGACATGCTGGCTGATGCCATCAACTGCCTTGGTTTCACCTGG GCATCAAGTCCAGCTTGTACAGAGCTGGAAATGTGTGTGATGGACTGGCTGTGTAAAGCTCTTGGCTTGCCAGATCATTTTCTGCACCATCACCCAGAGAGTCGTGGAGGGGGGATACTACAG agCACTGTGAGTGAGTGCACACTAGTTGCTCTGCTGGCTGCCCGAAAAGACAAAATTCTACAACTAAAGAGCAAAGAATCATCCACAGACCCCCACGCAGACACATCTGAAGATACTCTCACAGACATGGATGAATCCATACTGAACTCCACACTTATTGCCTATGCCTCTGACCAG GCTCACTCCTCTGTGGAGAAGGCTGGGTTAATCTCACTAGTGAAGATCAGGTTCCTGGAAACAGATGAGAAGTTCTCCCTACGTGGCGAAACACTTGAGAGAGCCATCCAGGAGGACAGAAGGAGGGGTttactgcctgttatg cTCTGTGCTACCTTGGGCTCTACGGGTGTGTGTTCCTTTGACTGTCTAGACGAGCTGGGACCCATAT GTGCTCGAGAGGGTCTCTGGCTACACGTGGATGCTGCCTATGCAGGCTCTGCTTTTCTGTGTCCAGAGCTGCGACACTTCCTGTCTGGGATGGAATATGCAGACTCGTTTGTTTTCAACCCCTCCAAGTGGATGATGGTGCATTTCGACTGCACTGCCTTTTG GGTGAAAGATAAGTTTAAACTCCAGCAGACATTCAATGTTGATCCTCTGTACCTGAGACATGATAACTCAGGAGCTACAGATTTTATG CACTGGCAGATCCCGCTGAGTCGCCGGTTCCGCTCGCTGAAGCTGTGGTTCGTGATGCGCTCCTTTGGCCTGAGGAAGTTGCAAGATCACATCCGGCAT GGTGTGGAGATGGCCAAACTGTTCGAGTCACTGGTCAGGAGCGATTCAAACTTCCAGATCCCAGCAGAGAGACACCTGGGACTTGTAGTCTTCTGCCTGGTG GGGGGAAACGGCCTGACTCAGGAGCTGCTGAGGAGGTTGACCCAGTCTGGCTGCATGTTCCTGATCCCAGCTGCCATTGGCACCAAGCTCATTATCCGCTTCACCGTGACATCCCAGTTCACTAAAGTTGAGGACATCCAACGGGACTGGGACCTGATCCAGCGTACGGCCGCAGAGCTTCTGCAGCCGGGCCTCTGTATCCGCCTTCTCTCCCTGGCCCTGGAGAACCATGTTACTGCTGACACAACCAACGCCGACACAGAGCAAGAAACGCTGTGGCTGGAGCAGGAAGTGGGGAACCTTGATGCCCAGTCAGCTGAGGGCACGGTGAGAATGGAGCCAATGATAGACAAACATTTGGTGCATCAGGGCCAGAGGCGAGCCATCCGTTCGATGAGCTGCAGTGCTGAACTCCCGCCTACCAGGCCTGAACCGGCCTCCGTTCTAAAGGAGGCTCCTCCGTCTAGCACCCTGGCACAGATCCCAGAGAGTCCTGTGGAGGGGCGACGAGGACATAAGCGTTTGCTGAAGTTTAACAGTGTGCCAAGCCTATCCCAGGGCTGGGCCCAGTGCGCCATGCAGCAGATCTACCGGCCCTTCCAGCGGCCCTGGATCACCAGCAGAGCAAGCTGCTTCAACTGCTTCCCTCTCACACAACCCAGCCCCCTGCCCACCAAGtag
- the LOC113585358 gene encoding very long-chain acyl-CoA synthetase-like: MSLLYTVLAGLGILPLLIYVRFPYFVQDIIYIVKGIRVALRIRKFKNLVPCYTILDCFLDAVRKHPKKTFIIFENQSYSYEYADKISNKVANALLEHICPKPGDTVALYLGNEPFFIWTWLALAKLGCPASLLNYNIRSKSLLHCFSCCGAKFLIADEDVREAVEEALPALRQQQVCVYLLGESCETDGITCLSAKINAARDDQPPVSLRSTITIKSPALYIFTSGTTGLPKAAVISHERVWLASCLQSMSGVCSDDIIYVCLPLYHSAGFLMGLTGAIERGITVLLRRKFSASQFWNECRKHNVTVIQYIGETMRYLCNTPKLENDCVHNVRIAIGNGIRADTWVDFLQRFGHVRICECYGATEGNVGFVNYTGKIGAIGRMNVFVKKASHFALIKYDTEREEPVRDSRGFCMEVVTGETGLLVAKVTKVAPFSGYANNQQQTDKKTLRNVFQEGDVYFNSGDLMRVDREGFVYFQDRIGDTFRWKGENVATTEVTDILIMLDFIEESNVYGVKVPGHEGRIGMAAVRLREGMAFDGSVMHQHVESYLPAYSRPRFIRIQRAMNITSTFKQMKVKLAEEGFNPKTIQDPLYFLDDEKKTYVAMTEDIFSSICDGRLRL, translated from the exons atgtctctttTGTACACAGTGTTGGCGGGCTTGGGTATCCTGCCTCTTCTGATTTATGTTCGTTTTCCGTATTTTGTGCAGGATATTATTTACATAGTGAAGGGAATTCGCGTTGCGCTTCGGATAAGAAAGTTCAAGAACTTAGTTCCCTGTTATACAATCTTAGATTGCTTTTTGGACGCTGTTAGAAAGCACCCTAAAAAAACGTTTATTATTTTCGAAAATCAGTCATATTCTTACGAGTACGCCGACAAAATCAGCAATAAAGTCGCTAATGCACTTCTGGAGCACATCTGTCCGAAGCCAGGAGACACCGTCGCTCTTTATCTCGGGAACGAACCGTTTTTCATCTGGACCTGGCTGGCTCTTGCGAAACTGGGCTGCCCTGCTTCATTGTTAAATTACAACATCAGATCCAAATCCCTGTTACACTGTTTCTCCTGCTGCGGCGCGAAATTTTTAATCGCAGATGAAG ATGTGCGGGAGGCTGTGGAGGAGGCGCTTCCTGCACTTCgacagcagcaggtgtgtgtgtatctgctggGAGAGAGTTGTGAGACAGATGGCATCACCTGCCTCAGTGCAAAGATAAACGCCGCACGGGATGATCAGCCTCCGGTGTCACTGCGCTCCACAATCACCATCAAGAGTCCTGCACTCTACATCTTCACTTCAGGAACTACAG gtctTCCAAAGGCAGCTGTGATAAGTCATGAGAGAGTTTGGCTGGCTTCCTGCTTGCAGAGCATGTCTGGGGTCTGTTCTGATGATATTATTTAcgtctgtcttcctctctaCCACAGCGCCGGCTTTCTCATGGGTCTGACTGGAGCCATCGAGCGTG GCATCACGGTTCTGTTGAGGCGGAAGTTCTCTGCATCTCAGTTCTGGAACGAATGCAGGAAACACAATGTGACGGTGATCCAGTACATTGGAGAGACCATGCGCTACCTCTGCAACACACCCAAG TTGGAGAATGACTGCGTGCACAATGTGCGGATAGCGATTGGGAACGGTATTCGTGCCGACACATGGGTGGACTTCCTGCAGCGTTTTGGACATGTACGGATTTGTGAGTGCTATGGCGCCACAGAGGGAAATGTCGGCTTTGTAAACTACACTGGAAAGATCGGAGCTATTGGACGAATGAACGTGTTTGTAAAG aaagccTCACACTTTGCTCTTATTAAATATGATACTGAGAGGGAAGAACCAGTCAGAGATTCCAGAGGTTTCTGTATGGAGGTTGTTACAG gtgagacaGGCCTGCTAGTGGCTAAGGTCACTAAAGTGGCTCCGTTTAGTGGCTATGCAAACAACCAACAGCAGACAGACAAGAAGACACTGAGGAACGTGTTTCAGGAGGGAGATGTGTACTTTAACAGTGGAGACCTCATGAGAGTTGACCGGGAGGGCTTCGTCTATTTCCAGGACCGAATTGGGGATACTTTCAG GTGGAAGGGAGAGAATGTTGCTACCACTGAAGTCACTGATATTTTAATCATGCTTGATTTCATCGAGGAGTCAAATGTCTATGGAGTCAAAGTGCCAG GTCACGAAGGTCGAATAGGAATGGCTGCTGTGAGGTTGAGAGAGGGGATGGCTTTTGATGGCTCTGTCATGCATCAACACGTGGAGAGCTACCTGCCTGCATACAGCAGACCACGTTTCATTAGGATCCAG AGGGCGATGAACATCACCAGCACCTTTAAACAAATGAAGGTGAAGCTGGCTGAGGAGGGATTCAACCCAAAGACCATCCAGGACCCACTTTACTTCCTGGATGATGAGAAGAAGACTTACGTGGCCATGACGGAGGATATTTTCAGTTCCATCTGTGACGGAAGACTGAGATTATAA
- the LOC118241218 gene encoding very long-chain acyl-CoA synthetase-like, translating into MEGIRVVLKRKFSASQFWNDCRKHNVTVIQYIGETMRYLCNTPKAENQCVNNVRIVIGNSIRANTWIEFLQRFGHVRICEFYGATEGNIGFMNYTGKIGAIGRMSVFVKIAELFALLMYDTESEKPVRDSRGFGMEVVTGETGLLVAKISKVAPFSGYANNQQQTDKKTLRNVFQEGDVYFNSGDLMRVDREGFVYFQDRTGDTFRWKGENVATTEVTDILIMLDFIEESNVYGVKVPGHEGGIGMAAVRLREGMAFDGSVMHQHVESYLPAYSRPRFIRIQRAMNITSTFKQMKVKLAEEGFNPKTIQDPLYFLDDEKKTYMAMMEDIFSSICDGRLRL; encoded by the exons ATGGAGG gcaTCAGAGTGGTGTTGAAGAGGAAGTTCTCTGCATCTCAGTTCTGGAACGACTGTAGAAAACACAATGTGACGGTGATCCAGTACATTGGCGAGACCATGCGCTACCTCTGCAACACACCCAAG GCAGAGAATCAATGTGTGAACAATGTGCGGATAGTGATCGGGAACAGTATTCGTGCCAACACATGGATAGAGTTCCTGCAGCGTTTTGGACATGTACGGATTTGTGAGTTTTATGGCGCCACAGAGGGAAACATCGGCTTTATGAACTATACTGGGAAAATTGGAGCTATTGGAcgaatgagtgtgtttgtaaag atagctGAACTCTTTGCTCTTCTTATGTATGATACTGAGAGTGAAAAACCAGTCAGAGATTCCAGAGGTTTCGGTATGGAGGTTGTTACAG gtgagacaGGCCTGCTAGTGGCTAAGATCTCTAAAGTGGCTCCGTTTAGTGGCTATGCAAACAACCAACAGCAGACAGACAAGAAGACACTGAGGAACGTGTTTCAGGAGGGAGATGTGTACTTTAACAGTGGAGACCTCATGAGAGTTGACCGGGAGGGCTTCGTCTATTTCCAGGACCGAACTGGGGATACTTTCAG GTGGAAGGGAGAGAATGTTGCTACCACTGAAGTCACTGATATTTTAATCATGCTTGATTTCATCGAGGAGTCAAATGTCTATGGAGTCAAAGTGCCAG GTCACGAAGGTGGAATAGGAATGGCTGCTGTGAGGTTGAGAGAGGGGATGGCTTTTGATGGCTCTGTCATGCATCAACACGTGGAGAGCTACCTGCCTGCATACAGCAGACCACGTTTCATTAGGATCCAG AGGGCGATGAACATCACCAGCACCTTTAAACAAATGAAGGTGAAGCTGGCTGAGGAGGGATTCAACCCAAAGACCATCCAGGACCCACTTTACTTCCTGGATGATGAGAAGAAGACTTACATGGCTATGATGGAGGACATTTTCAGTTCCATCTGTGACGGAAGACTGAGATTATAa